A region of Burkholderiales bacterium JOSHI_001 DNA encodes the following proteins:
- a CDS encoding hypothetical protein (PFAM: Tripartite tricarboxylate transporter family receptor), with amino-acid sequence MRHAVTRRQALLAVAGALAGPGALAQPAFNKPIRILVGYPPGGFTDVTARLVGQKLQERLGQSVSIENKPGANGILAVEALARSAPDGSSFAVVIAAHAANTTLYPKLPYDPKKDIVPVSLIGLSPLVAAVNNDAPFKTVPELLAFARANPGKISFGSSGNGSAAHLSTELLKSVTNTFMVHIPYRGAAAALTDLMGGQIQLFLDAAQGLINPGKSGKVRLIGVAADKRLAALPDTPTFIEQGVAGYTGNTWAGLLAPAGTPRELVQRVAEEVGRIVKLDDVKKRLDDMGTVPVGNGPAEFQAFLDAETTKWAQVIRRAKVSVD; translated from the coding sequence ATGAGGCACGCAGTCACCCGCCGCCAGGCCCTGTTGGCAGTTGCCGGCGCACTGGCCGGGCCCGGCGCGCTGGCACAGCCCGCGTTCAACAAGCCCATCCGCATCCTGGTGGGCTACCCGCCGGGTGGCTTCACCGACGTGACCGCGCGCCTGGTGGGCCAGAAGCTGCAGGAACGCCTGGGCCAGAGCGTCAGCATCGAGAACAAGCCCGGCGCCAACGGCATCCTGGCGGTGGAAGCCCTGGCCCGGTCGGCGCCCGACGGCAGCAGCTTCGCGGTGGTGATTGCCGCCCACGCCGCCAACACCACGCTGTACCCCAAGCTGCCCTATGACCCGAAGAAGGACATCGTCCCGGTGTCGCTGATCGGCCTGTCGCCGCTGGTGGCGGCGGTGAACAACGACGCGCCCTTCAAGACCGTGCCCGAGCTGCTGGCCTTTGCGCGCGCCAACCCGGGCAAGATCAGCTTCGGCTCCAGCGGCAATGGCTCGGCGGCGCACCTGAGCACCGAGCTGCTGAAGAGCGTGACCAACACCTTCATGGTGCACATCCCCTACCGCGGCGCGGCAGCGGCGCTGACCGACCTGATGGGCGGGCAGATCCAGCTCTTCCTGGACGCGGCGCAGGGGCTCATCAACCCCGGCAAATCCGGCAAGGTGCGCCTCATTGGCGTGGCCGCCGACAAGCGCCTGGCCGCACTGCCGGACACGCCCACATTCATCGAGCAGGGCGTGGCCGGCTACACCGGCAACACCTGGGCCGGCCTGCTGGCGCCGGCCGGCACCCCGCGCGAGCTGGTGCAGCGCGTGGCCGAGGAGGTGGGCCGCATCGTCAAGCTGGACGACGTGAAGAAGCGCCTGGACGACATGGGCACGGTGCCGGTGGGCAACGGCCCGGCCGAGTTCCAGGCCTTCCTGGACGCCGAAACCACCAAGTGGGCGCAGGTGATCCGGCGCGCCAAGGTGTCGGTCGACTAG